Below is a genomic region from Thermoanaerobaculia bacterium.
TCGCCTGCCCCTTGCCGTCGTAGCCGGAGCGGGCGGTCTTCAGGACCGACGGCGCGCCGATCCGCGCGGCCGCGTCCTCGAGCTCGGCCGCGTTCGTCACGGCAGCGAACTCGACGACCGGGAATCCCTCGCGCCGCAGGAAGCTCTTCTCGCGGATCCGGTTCTGCACGACGTGGAGCACGTCGCCGCTCGGGCGCACCGGCGCGATCTCGGCGGCGGCGCGGGCGGTCTCGCCGGGGACGTTCTCGAATTCGAAGGTCACGACGTCGACGTCGCGCGCGAAGGCCCGCACGGCGTCGAGGTCCTCGTACGGCGCGCTGATCTCCCGGTCGGACACCTGGCCGGTCGGAGTGTCGTCGTCCGGAGAGAAGGTGTGGACGCGGTAGCCCATCCGCCGGGCGGCGATCGCGAAGAGGCGGCCGAGCTGTCCGCTCCCGAGCACGCCGACGGTCGATCC
It encodes:
- a CDS encoding ATP-grasp domain-containing protein yields the protein MRPGAPPVSSSRAILPGSTVGVLGSGQLGRLFAIAARRMGYRVHTFSPDDDTPTGQVSDREISAPYEDLDAVRAFARDVDVVTFEFENVPGETARAAAEIAPVRPSGDVLHVVQNRIREKSFLRREGFPVVEFAAVTNAAELEDAAARIGAPSVLKTARSGYDGKGQA